Proteins from a single region of Gossypium arboreum isolate Shixiya-1 chromosome 1, ASM2569848v2, whole genome shotgun sequence:
- the LOC108480537 gene encoding ent-kaurene synthase, chloroplastic isoform X1: MSLFHPHSCSNSFISVSTDCGANPTADTNSSNDLCFKDSKQRIKKMFNQIELSVSSYDTAWVAMVPSPTSHRNPCFPACLNWLLDNQLPNGSWGPCRPHPLLIKDTLSSTLACVLALRRWGVGEEHMTKGLRFIESHFGSASDESQLTPIGFDIIFSGMVEYAKDLNLNLPLRSTDIDALFHKRDLQLRRENSKGREAYLAYVSEGIGKHQDWEMVMKYQRQNGSLFNSPSATAATLSHLPNSGCLRYLTALLDKFENAVPTLHPFHVFPRLWMVETVESLGIGQHFREEITSVLDETYRCWLQGEEEIFLDLPTCALAFRILRVNGYDVSSEALAGFAEEHFFNSLGGYLKDLDAVIELFRASQMIIHPNEQLLEKHISWTSHFLKQELSNTSKCAYKHKQNIMQKVNDALEFPHYASLERLVYRRNIVNYDVDDTRMLKSSYSSLSIGNKDFLRLAVEDFNACQSVYREELKQLERWVREKRLDNLKFARQKLAYCYFSAAATLCSPQLSDARLTWAKNGVLTTVVDDFFDVGGSEDELLNLIQLVEKHDLDVSIACCSEEVEIIYSALDNTISEIGEKAIAWQGRNIKTHVSEIWLDLLRSMLQEAQWSKEKAVPTVNEYMRNGYISFALGPIILPALYFVGPRLSEAVVKSGEYSLLFRHVSTCGRLLNDIHSFKRESMEGKLNAVSLHIIHGTNSVTEDHVNQELKHLIEERRRELHRLVLQKNDSIVPRQCKELFWKMSKVLHLFYMKDDGFTSHEMANAVKAVIHEPILVDQL, from the exons ATGTCTCTCTTCCACCCTCATAGCTGCTCCAATTCTTTCATTTCAG TTTCCACGGACTGTGGAGCAAACCCAACAGCAGACACCAACAGTAGTAATGATTTG TGCTTTAAGGATTCTAAACAAAGGATTAAGAAGATGTTTAATCAGATTGAACTTTCTGTTTCTTCTTATGATACTGCTTGGGTTGCAATGGTTCCATCTCCCACTTCCCACCGCAATCCATGTTTCCCTGCCTGCTTAAACTGGCTGTTGGATAATCAACTCCCTAATGGTTCTTGGGGTCCTTGCCGTCCCCATCCCTTGCTAATTAAAGACACTCTTTCCTCCACGTTGGCATGTGTCCTTGCGCTGAGACGATGGGGTGTTGGTGAAGAACACATGACAAAGG GGCTTCGGTTTATTGAGTCACATTTTGGTTCGGCTTCTGATGAAAGCCAACTTACACCTATTGGATTTGATATCATATTTTCTGGTATGGTTGAATATGCTAAGGATTTGAATTTGAACCTCCCTTTGAGATCAACAGATATAGATGCTTTATTTCATAAAAGAGATTTACAGCTCAGAAG AGAAAACTCTAAAGGGAGGGAAGCCTATTTAGCATATGTTTCGGAAGGAATTGGCAAACACCAAGACTGGGAAATGGTCATGAAGTATCAGCGGCAGAATGGATCATTGTTCAATTCACCATCTGCAACAGCAGCCACTCTTTCTCACCTTCCAAATTCCGGTTGTCTTCGTTATCTCACTGCACTCTTAGACAAGTTTGAGAATGCAG TGCCCACACTTCATCCTTTCCATGTTTTTCCCCGACTTTGGATGGTGGAGACTGTTGAAAGTTTGGGAATTGGTCAGCATTTCAGGGAGGAAATTACAAGTGTATTAGATGAAACATATCG ATGCTGGCTACAAGGGGAGGAGGAGATATTCTTGGATCTGCCCACATGTGCATTGGCTTTCCGAATACTACGTGTAAATGGTTATGATGTTTCCTCAG AAGCCTTAGCAGGATTTGCTGAAGAACACTTCTTCAATTCACTTGGAGGATATTTGAAGGATTTGGATGCTGTCATTGAGCTATTTAGGGCTTCACAGATGATCATACATCCAAATGAACAACTCCTGGAGAAACACATCTCATGGACAAGTCATTTCTTGAAACAGGAATTATCCAACACTTCTAAATGTGCATATAAACATAAACAAAATATTATGCAgaag GTGAATGATGCCCTTGAGTTTCCCCATTATGCAAGTTTGGAGCGCTTAGTATACAGGAGAAACATAGTGAACTATGATGTAGATGATACACGGATGCTTAAATCTTCATATAG TTCTTTGAGTATTGGCAACAAAGATTTCCTAAGACTAGCAGTGGAGGACTTCAATGCCTGTCAATCTGTATATCGTGAAGAACTCAAACAACTCGAGAG GTGGGTTCGAGAAAAGCGATTGGACAACCTGAAGTTTGCCAGGCAGAAACTGGCATACTGTTACTTTTCTGCAGCTGCAACACTATGCTCTCCTCAATTATCTGATGCTCGCTTAACATGGGCTAAAAATGGCGTGCTTACTACTGTGGTTGATGACTTTTTCGATGTTGGAGGTTCTGAAGATGAACTGTTAAACCTAATTCAATTGGTTGAAAA GCATGATTTAGATGTCAGCATTGCTTGTTGTTCTGAGGAAGTTGAAATCATATATTCAGCACTTGACAACACAATTTCTGAGATTGGGGAGAAAGCAATTGCATGGCAAGGACGTAACATAAAGACtcatgtttctgagatt TGGCTGGATTTGCTTAGGTCCATGTTGCAGGAAGCTCAGTGGTCGAAGGAGAAGGCAGTCCCAACTGTGAATGAATACATGAGAAATGGTTACATTTCGTTTGCCTTGGGACCAATCATCCTCCCGGCTCTCTATTTTGTTGGCCCTAGGCTTTCAGAGGCGGTTGTTAAAAGCGGGGAATATAGTCTTCTATTTAGGCATGTAAGCACTTGCGGGCGTCTTCTCAATGATATTCATAGCTTTAAG AGGGAATCTATGGAGGGAAAACTGAATGCCGTATCTTTGCACATAATTCATGGTACCAATTCAGTAACCGAAGATCATGTAAATCAAGAACTGAAGCATTTAATCGAGGAAAGGAGGAGAGAACTGCATAGATTAGTGCTGCAGAAAAATGATAGCATTGTCCCAAGACAATGCAAGGAATTATTCTGGAAAATGAGCAAAGTATTACATCTCTTTTACATGAAAGATGATGGTTTTACCTCACATGAAATGGCGAACGCTGTAAAGGCAGTAATACATGAGCCTATACTTGTTGATCAACTCTAA
- the LOC108480537 gene encoding ent-kaur-16-ene synthase, chloroplastic isoform X2 has product MTKGLRFIESHFGSASDESQLTPIGFDIIFSGMVEYAKDLNLNLPLRSTDIDALFHKRDLQLRRENSKGREAYLAYVSEGIGKHQDWEMVMKYQRQNGSLFNSPSATAATLSHLPNSGCLRYLTALLDKFENAVPTLHPFHVFPRLWMVETVESLGIGQHFREEITSVLDETYRCWLQGEEEIFLDLPTCALAFRILRVNGYDVSSEALAGFAEEHFFNSLGGYLKDLDAVIELFRASQMIIHPNEQLLEKHISWTSHFLKQELSNTSKCAYKHKQNIMQKVNDALEFPHYASLERLVYRRNIVNYDVDDTRMLKSSYSSLSIGNKDFLRLAVEDFNACQSVYREELKQLERWVREKRLDNLKFARQKLAYCYFSAAATLCSPQLSDARLTWAKNGVLTTVVDDFFDVGGSEDELLNLIQLVEKHDLDVSIACCSEEVEIIYSALDNTISEIGEKAIAWQGRNIKTHVSEIWLDLLRSMLQEAQWSKEKAVPTVNEYMRNGYISFALGPIILPALYFVGPRLSEAVVKSGEYSLLFRHVSTCGRLLNDIHSFKRESMEGKLNAVSLHIIHGTNSVTEDHVNQELKHLIEERRRELHRLVLQKNDSIVPRQCKELFWKMSKVLHLFYMKDDGFTSHEMANAVKAVIHEPILVDQL; this is encoded by the exons ATGACAAAGG GGCTTCGGTTTATTGAGTCACATTTTGGTTCGGCTTCTGATGAAAGCCAACTTACACCTATTGGATTTGATATCATATTTTCTGGTATGGTTGAATATGCTAAGGATTTGAATTTGAACCTCCCTTTGAGATCAACAGATATAGATGCTTTATTTCATAAAAGAGATTTACAGCTCAGAAG AGAAAACTCTAAAGGGAGGGAAGCCTATTTAGCATATGTTTCGGAAGGAATTGGCAAACACCAAGACTGGGAAATGGTCATGAAGTATCAGCGGCAGAATGGATCATTGTTCAATTCACCATCTGCAACAGCAGCCACTCTTTCTCACCTTCCAAATTCCGGTTGTCTTCGTTATCTCACTGCACTCTTAGACAAGTTTGAGAATGCAG TGCCCACACTTCATCCTTTCCATGTTTTTCCCCGACTTTGGATGGTGGAGACTGTTGAAAGTTTGGGAATTGGTCAGCATTTCAGGGAGGAAATTACAAGTGTATTAGATGAAACATATCG ATGCTGGCTACAAGGGGAGGAGGAGATATTCTTGGATCTGCCCACATGTGCATTGGCTTTCCGAATACTACGTGTAAATGGTTATGATGTTTCCTCAG AAGCCTTAGCAGGATTTGCTGAAGAACACTTCTTCAATTCACTTGGAGGATATTTGAAGGATTTGGATGCTGTCATTGAGCTATTTAGGGCTTCACAGATGATCATACATCCAAATGAACAACTCCTGGAGAAACACATCTCATGGACAAGTCATTTCTTGAAACAGGAATTATCCAACACTTCTAAATGTGCATATAAACATAAACAAAATATTATGCAgaag GTGAATGATGCCCTTGAGTTTCCCCATTATGCAAGTTTGGAGCGCTTAGTATACAGGAGAAACATAGTGAACTATGATGTAGATGATACACGGATGCTTAAATCTTCATATAG TTCTTTGAGTATTGGCAACAAAGATTTCCTAAGACTAGCAGTGGAGGACTTCAATGCCTGTCAATCTGTATATCGTGAAGAACTCAAACAACTCGAGAG GTGGGTTCGAGAAAAGCGATTGGACAACCTGAAGTTTGCCAGGCAGAAACTGGCATACTGTTACTTTTCTGCAGCTGCAACACTATGCTCTCCTCAATTATCTGATGCTCGCTTAACATGGGCTAAAAATGGCGTGCTTACTACTGTGGTTGATGACTTTTTCGATGTTGGAGGTTCTGAAGATGAACTGTTAAACCTAATTCAATTGGTTGAAAA GCATGATTTAGATGTCAGCATTGCTTGTTGTTCTGAGGAAGTTGAAATCATATATTCAGCACTTGACAACACAATTTCTGAGATTGGGGAGAAAGCAATTGCATGGCAAGGACGTAACATAAAGACtcatgtttctgagatt TGGCTGGATTTGCTTAGGTCCATGTTGCAGGAAGCTCAGTGGTCGAAGGAGAAGGCAGTCCCAACTGTGAATGAATACATGAGAAATGGTTACATTTCGTTTGCCTTGGGACCAATCATCCTCCCGGCTCTCTATTTTGTTGGCCCTAGGCTTTCAGAGGCGGTTGTTAAAAGCGGGGAATATAGTCTTCTATTTAGGCATGTAAGCACTTGCGGGCGTCTTCTCAATGATATTCATAGCTTTAAG AGGGAATCTATGGAGGGAAAACTGAATGCCGTATCTTTGCACATAATTCATGGTACCAATTCAGTAACCGAAGATCATGTAAATCAAGAACTGAAGCATTTAATCGAGGAAAGGAGGAGAGAACTGCATAGATTAGTGCTGCAGAAAAATGATAGCATTGTCCCAAGACAATGCAAGGAATTATTCTGGAAAATGAGCAAAGTATTACATCTCTTTTACATGAAAGATGATGGTTTTACCTCACATGAAATGGCGAACGCTGTAAAGGCAGTAATACATGAGCCTATACTTGTTGATCAACTCTAA